One genomic region from Halomicrobium zhouii encodes:
- a CDS encoding ABC transporter substrate-binding protein, whose amino-acid sequence MPQSDDSDADADGEPVDTGDDGGEYSRRNFMETAAAVGAVGATGGLAGCSGDGDGGDGGDGGDGGDGGTDGTGEQDFLWWTMRGYIPAETEGIKNAAKGFEDAADANVNLSTEVITWDSIFQEWEAGVQGRSLPNVSEMAGEHAVDFGYRGAAEPLTDLFNQYDDWYDVINKWQNFQGEQWAVPWFMEVRTTHVNRNLMDEAGVDGTFETWEDIVSKGQTIMENTDLAGAWTTPGAQDTTTGQNVAAFNYQAGGKYYGYEDDQWSVEADAAGSLFTHLWVMSMREQWGTAPGGWGSIDSTSNQELFQSGEVAAAHLPTDLARSLIDPQEGVNEEYADLAEATELEPMPEGPNGESHSFMGGSVFGSFTDEVASYSAGSEISKGFVDYMTQPENLSEYFPVSAPTFMPVRSGQEEMELYTNNPTELPDSWLETRLEQAPQAVRYGVTGSGQATPFMGSLEGSTSGYSVAISAMIGNDADPKTALRNMANNIRSTINEADYVDQTLEESSSGPSLDDAPDMVQDWISGDGKPQIWNPYE is encoded by the coding sequence ATGCCACAGTCCGATGACAGTGACGCAGACGCAGACGGCGAGCCCGTCGACACCGGCGACGACGGCGGAGAGTACTCTCGACGGAACTTCATGGAAACAGCGGCTGCAGTGGGGGCTGTCGGCGCCACGGGCGGTCTCGCGGGTTGTTCGGGAGACGGCGACGGCGGAGACGGCGGAGACGGTGGTGACGGCGGAGACGGTGGTACGGACGGGACCGGCGAACAGGACTTCCTCTGGTGGACCATGCGGGGGTACATCCCCGCCGAGACCGAGGGGATCAAGAACGCCGCCAAGGGCTTCGAAGATGCCGCGGACGCCAACGTCAACCTGAGCACGGAGGTCATCACCTGGGACTCCATCTTCCAGGAGTGGGAGGCGGGCGTCCAGGGGCGGTCGCTGCCGAACGTCTCGGAGATGGCGGGCGAACACGCCGTCGACTTCGGGTACCGCGGCGCGGCCGAACCCCTCACCGACCTGTTCAACCAGTACGACGACTGGTACGACGTGATCAACAAGTGGCAGAACTTCCAGGGCGAGCAGTGGGCTGTCCCGTGGTTCATGGAGGTGCGCACGACACACGTCAACCGGAACCTCATGGACGAGGCCGGCGTCGACGGTACCTTCGAGACCTGGGAGGACATCGTCTCGAAGGGCCAGACGATCATGGAGAACACGGACCTGGCCGGCGCGTGGACGACGCCCGGGGCCCAGGACACCACGACCGGGCAGAACGTGGCCGCGTTCAACTACCAGGCCGGCGGGAAGTACTACGGGTACGAGGACGACCAGTGGAGCGTCGAGGCCGACGCCGCAGGCTCGCTGTTCACCCACCTGTGGGTGATGAGTATGCGCGAGCAGTGGGGTACGGCCCCGGGCGGCTGGGGTAGTATCGACAGCACGTCGAACCAGGAGCTCTTCCAGTCGGGCGAGGTCGCCGCGGCCCACCTCCCGACGGACCTGGCACGGAGCCTCATCGACCCACAGGAAGGCGTCAACGAGGAGTACGCGGACCTCGCCGAGGCGACCGAGCTCGAACCGATGCCCGAGGGACCGAACGGCGAGAGCCACTCGTTCATGGGCGGCAGCGTCTTCGGTTCGTTCACCGACGAGGTCGCCTCGTACAGCGCGGGATCGGAGATCTCGAAGGGCTTCGTCGACTACATGACGCAACCGGAGAACCTCAGCGAGTACTTCCCGGTGTCGGCGCCGACGTTCATGCCGGTCCGGAGCGGGCAAGAGGAGATGGAACTCTACACCAACAACCCGACGGAACTCCCCGACTCCTGGCTGGAGACTCGCCTGGAGCAAGCCCCCCAGGCCGTCCGCTACGGGGTCACCGGCTCCGGACAGGCCACCCCGTTCATGGGTTCACTGGAGGGGTCCACCAGCGGCTACTCCGTCGCGATCTCGGCGATGATCGGCAACGACGCCGACCCCAAGACGGCGCTCCGGAACATGGCCAACAACATCCGCTCGACGATCAACGAGGCCGACTACGTCGACCAGACGCTCGAGGAATCGTCGTCGGGCCCGTCGCTGGACGACGCCCCCGACATGGTTCAGGACTGGATCTCCGGCGACGGCAAACCCCAGATCTGGAACCCCTACGAGTAG
- a CDS encoding alpha/beta fold hydrolase, which yields MSDRTQVPDQWERGFVEANGIELHYCRSGGSRPTFVVSHGFTDDGYCRLDLARELGDEFDVVLYDARGHGRSDAPDEDYGAPERATDLLGLLDALSIDDPILFGHSMGADTVAAAAARRPDRPRAVVLEDPVWPVEGVNDVIEAGPGDDGEDGPGDDGEDGPGDDGEGGPGDDIEAQVEEWQDTSVEELLEADTMFRDLAERGQPDLARRVAEARGRLRPEIARVFQADLVDPTERYGDVAAPTLIVKADADEPEREREREIAAYLQDGQIVHVDDAGHCVFWDERERATEELRAFLATV from the coding sequence ATGAGTGACCGAACGCAGGTCCCGGACCAGTGGGAGCGCGGCTTCGTCGAGGCGAACGGCATCGAGTTGCACTACTGCCGCAGCGGTGGCTCGAGGCCGACGTTCGTCGTCTCACACGGCTTCACCGACGACGGGTACTGTCGGCTCGACCTCGCCCGCGAACTCGGTGACGAGTTCGACGTCGTGCTGTACGACGCTCGCGGACACGGTCGTTCCGACGCCCCCGACGAGGACTACGGCGCGCCCGAACGGGCGACGGACCTGCTCGGACTGCTCGACGCGCTCTCGATCGACGACCCGATCCTGTTCGGCCACTCCATGGGCGCCGACACGGTCGCGGCGGCCGCGGCCCGTCGACCCGACCGGCCGCGAGCGGTCGTCCTCGAAGACCCCGTCTGGCCGGTCGAGGGAGTCAACGACGTCATCGAGGCCGGACCGGGCGACGACGGCGAGGACGGGCCCGGCGACGACGGCGAGGACGGACCCGGCGACGACGGCGAGGGCGGACCCGGCGACGATATCGAGGCGCAGGTCGAAGAGTGGCAGGACACCAGCGTCGAGGAACTCCTCGAGGCAGACACGATGTTCCGGGACCTCGCCGAGCGCGGTCAGCCCGACCTCGCACGGCGGGTGGCCGAAGCCAGGGGCCGGCTCCGGCCGGAAATCGCCCGCGTGTTCCAGGCCGACCTCGTCGACCCGACCGAGCGGTACGGCGACGTCGCGGCGCCGACGCTGATCGTGAAAGCCGACGCGGACGAACCGGAACGCGAGCGCGAACGGGAGATTGCCGCGTACCTCCAGGACGGCCAAATCGTACACGTGGACGACGCCGGCCACTGCGTCTTCTGGGACGAGCGCGAGCGTGCGACCGAGGAACTCCGGGCGTTCCTCGCGACGGTCTGA
- a CDS encoding carbohydrate ABC transporter permease — MATQSRDTTELFGVELSETTVDRLKAVGFHTFLWGSIFVVLLPVLWMVVVSLNPLSFLSVIEDPMRWVNGVSLDAYERAIYETDFLIWFKNSALVTLAATALTIVVCTFGAYSIGRLRFRGRKAVATFLLLTQMFPLILVAVPLFLIFRDLGLVNTLYGLTIAYIAFILPFSIWMLRGFYENLPESLEEAAMVDGSTRVGAVIRVIVPLSAPAIATTAIFAWIFAWNEFVMALILISDSSKTTLPPGLSTWVGRYSLQWDLLMAGAIGATLPLIIILFFLQKYIITGLAEGAVKT, encoded by the coding sequence ATGGCAACCCAATCACGCGATACGACCGAACTGTTCGGCGTCGAGCTGTCGGAGACAACCGTCGACCGGCTGAAAGCGGTCGGCTTCCACACGTTCCTGTGGGGGTCGATCTTCGTCGTCCTGTTGCCGGTCCTCTGGATGGTCGTCGTGTCCCTGAACCCCCTCTCCTTCCTCAGCGTCATCGAGGACCCCATGCGATGGGTCAACGGCGTCAGTCTCGACGCCTACGAGCGGGCGATATACGAGACCGACTTCCTGATCTGGTTCAAGAACTCGGCGCTCGTCACCCTCGCCGCGACCGCGCTGACGATCGTCGTCTGTACGTTCGGTGCCTACAGCATCGGTCGGCTCAGGTTCCGCGGCCGCAAGGCGGTGGCGACGTTCCTGTTGTTGACCCAGATGTTCCCGCTCATCCTCGTGGCCGTCCCGCTCTTTCTCATCTTCAGGGATCTCGGCCTCGTCAACACGCTCTACGGCCTGACGATCGCCTACATCGCGTTCATCCTCCCGTTCTCGATCTGGATGCTGCGGGGGTTCTACGAGAACCTCCCCGAGTCCCTGGAGGAGGCGGCGATGGTCGACGGCTCGACCCGGGTCGGCGCGGTCATCCGCGTCATCGTCCCGCTGTCGGCGCCGGCGATCGCGACGACGGCCATCTTCGCGTGGATCTTCGCCTGGAACGAGTTCGTCATGGCGCTCATCCTCATCAGCGACAGTTCCAAGACGACGCTCCCGCCGGGGCTGAGCACGTGGGTCGGCCGCTACTCGCTCCAGTGGGACCTGCTGATGGCGGGCGCGATCGGCGCGACGCTCCCGCTGATTATCATCCTGTTCTTCCTGCAGAAGTACATCATCACCGGCCTCGCCGAAGGGGCCGTCAAGACGTGA
- a CDS encoding carbohydrate ABC transporter permease: MSNATPTEGGSIIEEYRYLLSKESVWGWLFLLPTLVALAVVSVFPIIRGILLSFYEYNALRPNVWLGFGNYTTIFGLPEFWNVLKNTFVWSFASVVMMAALGLGFALLLDREFKGRSIATTLLLLPWTIPFIAVALNWNLLFDFNLGMFNGILNLLGFERLDWLSRGRYALFSVTLAYVWRNFPFFMITFLAAMKGIPQDLYEAARVDGSTRLDLFRHITLPFLQPIGIVTTLLMSLWTLNHFTLIYVMTSGGPGNASMVLPVYIYRQAFRQNDFGLAAAIAVVMLIIMMGYGLVYLRLYQEEVGGK, from the coding sequence ATGTCAAACGCAACGCCGACCGAGGGAGGGTCGATAATAGAGGAGTACCGATACCTGCTCTCGAAAGAGAGTGTCTGGGGCTGGTTGTTCCTCTTACCGACGCTCGTCGCGCTCGCGGTCGTGAGCGTCTTCCCGATCATTCGCGGGATCCTGTTGAGCTTCTACGAGTACAACGCCCTCAGACCGAACGTCTGGCTCGGGTTCGGCAACTACACCACGATCTTCGGGCTGCCGGAGTTCTGGAACGTCCTGAAGAACACGTTCGTCTGGTCGTTCGCTTCGGTCGTGATGATGGCAGCGCTGGGCCTGGGCTTCGCGTTGCTCCTCGACCGGGAGTTCAAGGGGCGGTCCATCGCGACGACGCTCCTCCTGCTACCGTGGACGATCCCCTTCATCGCGGTCGCGCTGAACTGGAACCTGCTGTTCGACTTCAACCTGGGGATGTTCAACGGCATCCTGAACCTCCTCGGGTTCGAACGGCTCGACTGGCTCAGCCGCGGCCGGTACGCGCTGTTCTCGGTCACGCTGGCGTACGTCTGGCGGAACTTCCCCTTCTTCATGATCACGTTCCTGGCGGCGATGAAGGGGATCCCCCAGGACCTCTACGAGGCGGCGCGGGTCGACGGGTCGACCCGGCTCGACCTGTTTCGACACATCACGCTCCCCTTCCTGCAACCGATCGGGATCGTGACGACGCTGCTGATGAGTCTCTGGACGCTGAACCACTTCACGCTGATCTACGTGATGACCAGCGGGGGCCCCGGGAACGCGTCGATGGTGTTGCCGGTGTACATCTACCGGCAGGCGTTCCGCCAGAACGACTTCGGGCTCGCCGCGGCCATCGCCGTCGTGATGCTGATCATCATGATGGGGTACGGACTGGTGTACCTGCGACTCTACCAGGAAGAGGTCGGAGGCAAGTAA
- a CDS encoding ABC transporter ATP-binding protein yields the protein MARILFDDVTKIYGDDTLAVDGFDLEIEDGEFLTLVGPSGSGKSTLLRMVAGLEDITDGTIHIGDKVVNNLPPRSRDIAMVFQSYALYPHLTVRENMAFGLKRSTDLSDPEINDRVQEAAEMMGIEPHLDQKPKHLSGGQRQRVATGRAIVRDPGVFLFDEPLSNLDAKLRKHMRTELQRIQNQLDTTTIYVTHDQEEAMTMSDRIAILNYGELQQVGSPRTVYNDPENVFVAQFIGSPSMNMFVSELDTDASRFVGDIDVSIDPERASAIAQNATSDELLLGIRPEHVTVHLEAVEESVPASVDIIEPLGSNDLLYFDLEDGNGVEDVIADSVSIGEDEEKDEEEYKVFIQPDSVPIEYEDTGELVYLTFDTEHMHVFDPRTGENIDVETTTRTTVDAQTETAGDDD from the coding sequence ATGGCCCGAATACTGTTCGACGACGTCACCAAGATCTACGGCGACGACACGCTGGCCGTGGACGGCTTCGATCTCGAGATCGAGGACGGCGAGTTCCTGACGCTCGTCGGTCCCTCCGGGTCGGGGAAGTCGACGCTGTTGCGGATGGTCGCGGGGCTCGAGGACATCACCGACGGCACCATCCACATCGGCGACAAGGTCGTGAACAACCTCCCCCCGCGCAGTCGGGACATCGCCATGGTGTTCCAGAGCTACGCGCTCTACCCGCACCTCACGGTGCGCGAGAACATGGCCTTCGGCCTCAAGCGGTCGACCGACCTCTCCGACCCCGAGATCAACGACCGCGTCCAGGAAGCCGCGGAGATGATGGGCATCGAACCCCACCTCGACCAGAAGCCAAAACACCTCTCCGGCGGGCAGCGCCAGCGCGTCGCCACCGGGCGGGCCATCGTCCGCGACCCGGGTGTGTTCCTGTTCGACGAGCCGCTCTCGAACCTGGACGCAAAGCTCCGGAAGCACATGCGGACGGAGCTCCAGCGCATCCAGAATCAGCTGGACACGACGACGATATACGTCACTCACGACCAGGAAGAGGCGATGACGATGTCCGACCGCATCGCCATCCTCAACTACGGGGAACTCCAGCAGGTCGGCTCGCCCCGGACGGTGTACAACGACCCCGAGAACGTCTTCGTCGCGCAGTTCATCGGCAGCCCGTCGATGAACATGTTCGTCTCGGAGCTCGACACCGACGCCAGTCGGTTCGTCGGCGACATCGACGTCTCCATCGACCCCGAGCGAGCCAGCGCCATCGCACAGAACGCCACGTCAGACGAGCTCCTGCTCGGCATCCGGCCGGAGCACGTCACCGTCCACCTCGAGGCCGTCGAGGAGTCCGTCCCCGCGTCCGTCGACATCATCGAACCCCTGGGGAGCAACGACCTCCTGTACTTCGACCTCGAGGACGGGAACGGCGTCGAGGACGTCATCGCCGACAGCGTCAGCATCGGCGAAGACGAGGAAAAGGACGAAGAGGAGTACAAGGTGTTCATCCAGCCAGACTCGGTGCCGATCGAGTACGAGGACACCGGCGAACTCGTCTACCTGACCTTCGACACCGAACACATGCACGTGTTCGACCCCCGGACCGGGGAGAACATCGACGTGGAGACGACGACGCGGACGACGGTCGACGCACAGACCGAGACCGCCGGTGACGACGACTGA
- a CDS encoding TCP-1/cpn60 chaperonin family protein, producing the protein MTTDETYTGWSRVPSRETRAAVRQTSGAMAELVRSTLGPLGLDKMIVRRMPDDELRGFVTNDGIGIIEEFEGETDDPIAQQYITLAEDHEDDVGDGVTTMFLLACDLLSASMDLVDQGVHPNDVVEGYSIAAQRTIENWVEMAVPVAREGELHRDTLETIAMTGMTNGRTQSWPLDQVVDTVVDAVLRVSDPETGTTRLDHADTVAVHGGTVTDTELVEGAVVPREVVDAEYLLPAEGPILLVDGDLTSRELTADVSVSIDPEDPAKTAESFDESAGIAEAIGETGAVAVVVTGDADMQVAYELAGEGAVLVRDTKDSTFEYLQIVTGATPIGPVSPGASIDPDVLGHVRLSRRDMARDTDWLAFEAPPGTGQPAVTIVVRGGTESVAEEAERRIRTGKNALRAVVQDPRALPAGGAPDVAAAVDVRSFARRFDGREQLAVETFADVLETVPKTLAHNAGLDPLAALADLRGRHDAGDDRAGVSADGEVVDDVVAHDGLDAFRVRVSGLVRAVEFVNGLTRVDNFLVDQRVPTVDSVLGEPEYDEPPGNLMAGPDMDD; encoded by the coding sequence ATGACGACTGACGAGACCTACACTGGCTGGTCGCGCGTGCCGTCGCGGGAGACCCGAGCGGCCGTCCGACAGACCTCGGGCGCCATGGCCGAGCTGGTCCGGTCGACACTCGGCCCGCTGGGACTGGACAAGATGATCGTCAGGCGGATGCCCGACGACGAACTCCGGGGGTTCGTCACCAACGACGGCATCGGCATCATCGAGGAGTTCGAGGGCGAGACAGACGACCCGATCGCCCAGCAGTACATCACGCTCGCCGAGGACCACGAGGACGACGTCGGCGACGGCGTCACGACGATGTTCCTGCTCGCGTGTGACCTCCTCTCTGCGTCGATGGATCTGGTCGACCAGGGGGTCCACCCGAACGACGTCGTCGAGGGCTACTCGATCGCCGCCCAGCGGACTATCGAGAACTGGGTCGAGATGGCCGTCCCGGTCGCCCGTGAGGGTGAACTCCACCGCGATACACTCGAGACCATCGCGATGACGGGGATGACCAACGGGCGCACGCAGTCGTGGCCGCTCGACCAGGTCGTCGACACCGTCGTCGACGCCGTCCTGCGCGTCTCGGACCCCGAAACGGGGACGACCCGACTCGACCACGCCGACACCGTCGCCGTCCACGGCGGCACCGTCACGGACACGGAACTCGTCGAGGGGGCGGTCGTCCCCCGCGAGGTCGTCGACGCGGAGTACCTCCTCCCCGCGGAGGGGCCGATACTGCTCGTCGACGGCGACCTGACCTCGCGCGAACTGACGGCCGACGTCTCCGTCTCCATCGACCCCGAGGACCCCGCCAAGACCGCCGAAAGCTTCGACGAGAGCGCCGGCATCGCGGAGGCCATCGGCGAGACCGGTGCCGTCGCCGTCGTCGTGACCGGCGACGCTGACATGCAGGTCGCCTACGAACTCGCCGGCGAGGGAGCGGTACTCGTCAGGGACACCAAGGACTCCACCTTCGAGTACCTCCAGATCGTGACCGGCGCCACGCCGATCGGGCCGGTCAGCCCCGGCGCGAGTATCGATCCGGACGTCCTCGGTCACGTGCGGCTGAGCCGCCGGGACATGGCCCGTGACACGGACTGGCTCGCCTTCGAGGCACCGCCCGGGACCGGGCAGCCGGCCGTCACGATCGTCGTCCGCGGCGGCACCGAATCGGTCGCAGAGGAGGCCGAGCGCCGCATCCGAACCGGGAAGAACGCACTCCGTGCGGTCGTCCAGGACCCGCGCGCGCTCCCGGCCGGCGGCGCGCCCGACGTCGCAGCGGCGGTCGACGTCCGGTCGTTCGCCAGGCGGTTCGACGGCCGCGAACAGCTCGCCGTCGAGACCTTCGCTGACGTCCTGGAGACGGTTCCGAAGACGCTGGCGCACAACGCGGGACTCGACCCGCTCGCAGCGCTGGCGGACCTGCGTGGCCGTCACGATGCCGGCGACGACCGCGCCGGCGTCTCGGCCGACGGCGAGGTGGTCGACGACGTGGTCGCCCACGACGGCCTCGACGCCTTCCGCGTCCGGGTCTCCGGGCTCGTCCGGGCCGTCGAGTTCGTCAACGGCCTGACCCGCGTCGACAACTTCCTCGTCGACCAGCGGGTACCCACCGTCGACAGCGTCCTCGGCGAACCGGAGTACGACGAGCCGCCGGGGAACCTGATGGCCGGGCCGGATATGGACGACTGA
- a CDS encoding helix-turn-helix transcriptional regulator: MTTGDAAKFLAGSPERRRLLTSLSADPATPADLAETLDVSRRSVQRHLKDLVDRGWATKTDGRYESTTTGELVVEEHATYLDALDRIDAFGPFFRHLPDSDHTPELRWLRDATLRTATEQHPQAPVEFYVERVRAFDGDRVRMIAPVLSRLFHRAHADLAFDGVHTDLVLSASTIAAARDLNPTEFDVVTSVDVLTVYEYPDEVGFGLTLGDDRLLMAAYDGDGPLRACIESTDPDCYQWAERLFERYVEQSTTIDSPFSVPFPRRK; this comes from the coding sequence ATGACGACAGGTGACGCTGCGAAATTCCTGGCGGGGTCGCCGGAACGACGGCGTCTACTGACCTCCCTGTCGGCCGACCCCGCGACGCCGGCGGACCTGGCCGAGACCCTCGACGTCTCGCGCCGGAGCGTCCAGCGCCATCTCAAGGACCTCGTCGACCGGGGCTGGGCGACGAAAACGGACGGGCGCTACGAGTCGACCACGACTGGCGAGCTCGTGGTCGAGGAACACGCGACGTACCTGGATGCCCTCGACCGGATCGACGCCTTCGGTCCGTTCTTCCGCCACCTGCCCGACAGCGACCACACGCCGGAGCTACGGTGGCTTCGGGACGCGACGCTCAGGACGGCGACTGAGCAGCATCCCCAGGCGCCCGTCGAGTTCTACGTCGAGCGCGTCCGGGCGTTCGACGGCGACCGCGTCCGGATGATCGCGCCGGTCCTGAGCCGGTTGTTCCACCGGGCCCACGCCGACCTCGCCTTCGACGGAGTACACACGGACCTCGTTCTCTCGGCGTCGACGATCGCAGCGGCACGCGATCTGAACCCGACGGAGTTCGACGTCGTCACCAGCGTCGACGTCCTCACGGTGTACGAGTACCCCGACGAGGTCGGGTTCGGACTTACGCTCGGGGACGACCGATTGCTGATGGCCGCCTACGACGGCGACGGACCGCTCAGGGCGTGCATCGAGTCCACGGATCCCGACTGCTATCAGTGGGCCGAACGACTGTTCGAACGGTACGTGGAGCAGTCGACGACCATCGACTCGCCGTTCTCAGTCCCGTTTCCCCGCCGCAAGTGA
- the gfo6 gene encoding D-xylose 1-dehydrogenase Gfo6: MEYDLDSFSARDWERPTDADPIRFAMVGLGWWTREQAIPAVEDADYCTTTVLVSSSTEKADEVAADLDGIEATLTYDEYADGAATDAYDAAYVGTPNGLHRGHVEAAAEHDKAVLCEKPLEATVEDARACVDACRQADVPLMVAYRVQTEPVARRARELIDDGAIGDVVSVLGHMSDRILDAVGEDSWRFDPELSGGTTLNDIGIYPLNTIRFILEENPEAVYARTESEQPAYDGTDEHGAFQLEFPDGKLASCTVTHSATLASSLRFVGTEGELSIEGLFFPNTRKVLRVSGPDIEGEYRPEPVDQMREEFDYFANRLQHGEDPEPDGEHGMVDMRTIRALYESAEQGRRVELDR; this comes from the coding sequence ATGGAGTACGATCTCGACAGTTTCAGTGCCCGCGACTGGGAGCGCCCCACAGACGCCGACCCGATTCGGTTCGCCATGGTCGGACTCGGCTGGTGGACGCGCGAGCAGGCGATCCCCGCCGTCGAAGACGCAGACTACTGCACGACGACGGTCCTCGTCAGTTCCAGTACGGAGAAGGCCGACGAGGTCGCCGCCGACCTCGACGGGATCGAGGCGACGCTCACCTACGACGAGTACGCCGACGGCGCCGCGACCGACGCCTACGACGCGGCCTACGTCGGCACGCCGAACGGTCTCCACCGCGGCCACGTCGAAGCCGCGGCCGAGCACGACAAAGCCGTTCTCTGCGAGAAGCCCCTCGAAGCGACCGTCGAGGATGCCCGGGCGTGCGTCGACGCCTGCCGGCAAGCCGACGTCCCGCTGATGGTCGCCTACCGCGTCCAGACCGAACCGGTGGCTCGTCGCGCCCGGGAACTGATCGACGACGGCGCCATCGGCGACGTCGTCTCGGTACTCGGACACATGTCGGACCGGATCCTCGACGCCGTCGGCGAGGACAGCTGGCGGTTCGACCCCGAGCTCTCCGGGGGAACGACCCTCAACGACATCGGGATCTACCCGCTGAACACGATCCGGTTCATCCTGGAGGAAAACCCCGAGGCGGTGTACGCCCGGACGGAGTCCGAACAGCCCGCCTACGACGGGACCGACGAGCACGGGGCGTTCCAGCTCGAGTTCCCCGACGGCAAGCTCGCCTCGTGTACGGTCACGCACAGCGCGACGCTTGCATCGAGTCTGCGGTTCGTCGGCACCGAGGGCGAACTGAGCATCGAGGGGCTGTTCTTCCCGAACACCCGGAAGGTGCTCCGGGTCTCCGGCCCGGATATCGAGGGCGAGTACCGGCCGGAACCGGTCGACCAGATGCGCGAGGAGTTCGACTACTTCGCCAACCGCCTCCAGCACGGGGAAGACCCCGAGCCCGACGGCGAACACGGCATGGTCGACATGCGCACGATCCGCGCGCTCTACGAATCCGCCGAGCAGGGGCGACGCGTCGAACTCGACCGGTGA
- a CDS encoding glycoside hydrolase family 43 protein → MRYENPVLPGFHPDPSLCQVDGTFYLATSTFEYFPGVPLYESENLVDWEPIGHALTRDSQLALRDVGASGGVFAPTLRHHEGTFYLVTTNVSGDGHVFVTAEDPAGEWSDPTWVDAPGFDPDLFFDGDTCYFTYHVEDTENPIQQAELDVETGELGDPRTIWTGFRDPHVEAPHVFERDGTYHLILAEGGTHAGHMVVAARADDPTGPYEGCPDNPVLTHWGRPRDDIRAVGHADLVEDENGRWWLVCLGIRQRGPWPRYHHLGRETFLAPVSWEDGWPVVNDGNPIRAEMDAPLPGERRAEPNSIERTDTGFADGLGVEWEFRRNPDRDRYRTTADGLRLRGGPETLDEPGATFVGRRQTAFDCRAELSLSFDPGDGDEAGLAVVANERHHYQLGVTRRNGQREAVVRLRIGDATDVVGRTPVGASTDLAVVADTDDYRFHVDGEELASAATRYLSTEVATGFTGVFLGPYATGRGTTCDADAVVERFVYES, encoded by the coding sequence ATGCGTTACGAGAACCCAGTACTGCCGGGATTTCATCCGGACCCCTCCCTCTGCCAGGTCGACGGAACCTTCTACCTCGCCACGAGCACCTTCGAGTACTTCCCAGGCGTCCCGCTCTACGAGAGCGAGAACCTCGTCGACTGGGAACCGATCGGCCACGCGCTCACTCGCGACTCCCAGCTGGCACTCCGAGACGTCGGTGCGTCCGGCGGCGTCTTCGCGCCCACGCTCCGGCACCACGAGGGCACGTTCTACCTCGTCACGACGAACGTCAGCGGCGACGGTCACGTCTTCGTCACCGCCGAGGACCCGGCGGGCGAGTGGTCCGACCCGACGTGGGTGGACGCGCCGGGGTTCGACCCGGACCTCTTCTTCGACGGCGACACCTGCTATTTCACCTACCACGTCGAGGACACCGAGAACCCGATCCAGCAGGCCGAACTCGACGTGGAGACCGGTGAACTCGGCGACCCGCGGACGATCTGGACGGGGTTCCGTGACCCCCACGTCGAGGCACCACACGTCTTCGAACGGGACGGCACGTACCACCTGATCCTCGCCGAAGGGGGGACCCACGCAGGCCACATGGTCGTCGCGGCGCGTGCCGACGACCCGACGGGGCCCTACGAGGGCTGTCCGGACAACCCCGTCCTCACGCACTGGGGCCGGCCACGAGACGACATCCGCGCAGTCGGCCACGCCGACCTCGTCGAAGACGAAAACGGGAGATGGTGGCTCGTCTGCCTGGGCATCCGCCAGCGCGGGCCGTGGCCGCGGTACCACCACCTCGGTCGAGAGACGTTCCTCGCGCCCGTCTCGTGGGAGGATGGCTGGCCGGTGGTCAACGATGGGAATCCGATCCGGGCCGAGATGGACGCACCGCTCCCCGGCGAGCGCCGGGCAGAGCCGAACAGTATCGAGCGTACCGACACCGGGTTCGCGGACGGACTGGGCGTCGAGTGGGAGTTCCGCCGCAACCCCGACCGGGACCGCTATCGGACGACCGCGGACGGACTCCGCCTCCGCGGCGGTCCGGAGACCCTCGACGAACCCGGGGCGACCTTCGTCGGCCGGCGCCAGACCGCCTTCGACTGCCGGGCCGAGCTGTCGCTGTCGTTCGACCCGGGCGACGGCGACGAGGCCGGCCTCGCGGTGGTCGCCAACGAACGGCACCACTACCAGCTCGGCGTGACCCGTCGAAACGGGCAGCGGGAAGCCGTCGTCCGCCTCCGCATCGGCGACGCGACGGACGTGGTCGGACGGACCCCGGTCGGGGCGTCGACCGACCTGGCCGTGGTGGCCGACACCGACGACTACCGCTTCCACGTCGACGGCGAGGAACTCGCGTCGGCGGCGACGCGCTACCTCTCGACGGAGGTTGCCACCGGGTTCACGGGCGTCTTCCTCGGCCCCTACGCGACCGGCCGTGGAACCACGTGCGATGCGGACGCGGTGGTCGAACGCTTCGTCTACGAATCCTGA